In the Podospora pseudocomata strain CBS 415.72m chromosome 5, whole genome shotgun sequence genome, one interval contains:
- a CDS encoding hypothetical protein (COG:H; EggNog:ENOG503NXV8): MPSTALRMKTLRAYAKYGQNYGALFTRAFSLTPRRYEINKIYPSAAEAIKDMKPNSTLLCGGFGLCGVPDTLINEVHNRPDLTGLTAVSNNAGTDTSGLGKLLKTKQVKKMIASYIGENKTFEKMYLTGEIELELTPQGTLAERCAAGGKGIPAFYTPAAFGTVVQTGELPLRNKPDGTPDEFSYPKDVKVFNGKSYLLEHAIAGDVAFVKAYKADRLGNCQFRLAANNFNGAMGRNAKMTIVEAENIVEPGEIAPEAVHLPGIYVQRVVQSTAEKGIEKYTWAKDPNEEADPKAAAALGSGETRAKREMIVKRAAKEFKNGMYANLGIGMPMLAPGFVGEDVEVMLQSENGILGLGPYPRKGEEDADLINAGKETVTLRPGASVFGSEESFGMIRAGRINLTILGAMQVSASGDLANWMLPGKVKGFGGAMDLVSNPEKTKVVVTMEHTDKKGNPKIVKQCAFPLTGKACVSRIITELGVFDVDFAHGLTLIEIAPGVTVEEIKAKTEAPFHVAEDLKPML, from the exons ATGCCTTCCACCGCTCTGCGCATGAAGACCCTCAGGGCCTACGCCAAATATGGCCAGAAC TACGGcgccctcttcacccgcgccttctccctcaccccccgcCGCTACGAGATCAACAAGATCTACCCCTCAGCCGCCGAAGCAATCAAGGACATGAAGCCCAACTCGACCCTCCTCTGCGGCGGCTTCGGCCTCTGCGGCGTCCCCGACACCCTCATCAACGAAGTCCACAACCGCCCCGACCTCACCGGCCTCACCGCCGTCTCCAACAATGCCGGCACCGACACCTCGGGTCTCGGCAAGCTCCTTAAGACGAAGCAGGTCAAAAAGATGATCGCCTCGTACATTGGCGAGAACAAGACGTTTGAAAAGATGTACCTCACCGGCGAGATCGAGCTCGAGCTCACACCGCAGGGCACCCTCGCCGAGCGTTGCGCCGCCGGCGGGAAGGGTATCCCCGCCTTTTACACCCCCGCTGCTTTTGGCACGGTGGTTCAGACGGGTGAGTTGCCTCTGAGGAACAAACCCGACGGTACACCGGATGAGTTTTCTTATCCGAAGGATGTGAAGGTTTTTAACGGCAAGAGCTACTTGCTTGAGCATGCGATTGCGGGTGATGTTGCTTTTGTCAAGGCGTACAAGGCGGACAGGCTGGGGAACTGCCAGTTCAGGCTGGCGGCTAACAACTTCAACGGAGCGATGGGGAGGAACGCAAAGATGACGATTGTGGAGGCGGAGAATATTGTTGAGCCGGGGGAGATTGCGCCTGAGGCGGTGCATTTGCCTGGGATTTATGTCCAGAGGGTGGTTCAGTCTACTGCGGAGAAGGGGATTGAGAAGTACACGTGGGCCAAGGACCCCAACGAGGAGGCTGAccccaaggctgctgctgcgttgGGTAGCGGTGAGacgagggcgaagagggagatgattGTTAAGAGAGCTGCCAAGGAGTTCAAGAATGGCATGTATGCCAACCTTGGTATTGGCATGCCTATGCTTGCTCCGGGTTTTGTGggtgaggatgtggaggtTATGCTCCAGAGCGAGAATGGtattcttggtcttggcccTTACCCACgaaagggcgaggaggacgccgaTCTTATCAACGCCGGCAAGGAGACTGTCACCCTCCGCCCCGGTGCCTCTGTCTTCGGCTCTGAGGAGTCTTTCGGTATGATCAGAGCTGGCCGTATCAACCTCACCATTCTTGGTGCTATGCAGGTCAGCGCCAGCGGTGACCTCGCCAACTGGATGTTGCCCGGCAAGGTCAAGGGCTTCGGTGGTGCCATGGACTTGGTTTCCAACCCCGAGAAGACCAAGGTCGTCGTCACCATGGAGCACACCGACAAGAAGGGCAACCCCAAGATTGTCAAGCAGTGCGCCTTCCCCTTGACCGGCAAGGCTTGCGTCAGCCGTATCATCACTGAGCTC GGTGTCTTCGACGTCGACTTCGCCCACGGCCTCACCCTCATCGAGATCGCCCCCGGCGTCACCgtcgaggagatcaaggccaaGACCGAGGCACCCTTCCACGTTGCCGAAGACCTCAAGCCCATGCTCTAA
- a CDS encoding hypothetical protein (EggNog:ENOG503P1V3; COG:O), with product MSLLRPLARAALRPATTPLRAFSTTTTRFIKPGQPLPDVGAILHESSPGNKVNLADEASKLNKMILIGVPAAFSPACSATHVPGFLAHPKAEEYDQVAVVSVNDVFVMKAWGDVLNPEGRENVRFLADPSGEFTKALDMLWDGKAIFGNERSKRFTIIVEGGKVKSVAVEPDNTGTSVSLAENVLGKA from the exons AtgtccctcctccgccccctcgCCCGCGCGGCCCTCCGCCCCGCTACCACCCCCCTTAGAGCTTTCTCTACCACCACGACCCGGTTCATCAAGCCGGGCCAGCCCCTCCCCGACGTCGGCGCCATCCTCCACGAGTCCTCCCCCGGCAACAAGGTCAACCTCGCCGATGAAGcctccaagctcaacaagatGATCCTCATCGGTGTCCCCGCCGCGTTCTCGCCAGCCTGCTCAGCGACGCATGTGCCTGGGTTTCTGGCCCACCCCAAGGCGGAGGAGTATGACcaggtggcggtggtgagcgtGAATGATGTTTTTGTGATGAAGGCTTGGGGGGATGTGTTGAATCccgaggggagggagaac GTGCGCTTCCTGGCTGATCCGTCTGGCGAGTTCACCAAGGCGCTTGATATGTTGTGGGATGGAAAGGCTATTTTTGGGAATGAGCGGTCGAAGAGGTTTACGATTATTGTTGAGGGCGGGAAGGTGAAGAGTGTGGCTGTTGAGCCGGATAACACGGGTACCAGTGTTAGTTTGGCGGAGAATGTGTTGGGTAAGGCTTGA
- a CDS encoding hypothetical protein (EggNog:ENOG503P71W; COG:S) — translation MMASRAMWYVVGTKKSPHGTLYMHCNVKPGASKNREGVASVGEDAVEICVAAQAREGEANKAVIKVLSEVLDLPKSNLEITQGHKSRNKTVAVIGPWVNSGEEECLKRVKDYLDKAVEES, via the exons ATGATGGCCTCCCGCGCCATGTGGTACGTCGTCGGGACCAAGAAATCACCCCACGGCACCCTCTACATGCACTGCAATGTCAAGCCAGGAGCCAGCAAGAACCGCGAGGGTGTAGCTTCGGTGGGCGAAGATGCAGTGGAGATATGTGTAGCTGCACAAgcgagagagggagaggccaATAAAGCAgtcatcaaggttctcagcGAG GTTCTTGACCTTCCCAAGTCCAACCTGGAAATTACCCAGGGCCATAAATCGAGAAATAAGACTGTCGCCGTGATTGGGCCGTGGGTCAActctggcgaggaggagtgTCTCAAGCGGGTCAAGGATTATCTCGACAAGGCTGTGGAAGAGTCCTGA
- the DAM1 gene encoding DASH complex subunit dam1 (EggNog:ENOG503P44E; BUSCO:EOG09265J36; COG:S) — MPSDERERDRHGNRERRPRSTSRRPTTPLRPSSRSSFRESARSSVQGDNASFPLNAFEPAFAELSDAMADLEANMMHFQLMHESLARFSESFASFLYGLNMNAFCVDFPEGPMAESFRRMRAREQEQQLQEQQQQQQSSDGFDGDPTFMTTDTSFAEPASVKKPAPKYSATGRASRVPPPSARGTTSSTRGGTTRGGARGASSSTRGTRGTSSTARGRGRGVR, encoded by the exons ATGCCGTCCGACGAGAGGGAAAGAGACAGACACGGCAACAGAGAACGGCGCCCCCGTTCAACATCACGaagaccaacaacccctctcCGACCCTCCTCTCGCTCCTCGTTTCGCGAATCAGCCCGATCTAGTGTCCAGGGCGATAATGCGTCCTTCCCGCTCAACGCATTCGAGCCCGCCTTTGCGGAGCTTTCCGATGCCATGGCCGACCTCGAGGCGAACATGATGCACTTCCAGCTGATGCACGAGTCGTTGGCGCGCTTTAGCGAGAGTTTTGCCAGTTTCCTCTACGGGCTCAACATGAATGCTTTCTGCGTAGACTTTCCAGAGGGGCCAATGGCGGAGAGTttcaggaggatgagggcgcGGGAGCAGGAACAACAGTTACaagagcagcaacagcagcagcaatcaaGTGATGGCTTTGATGGGGACCCTACTTTTAT GACAACCGATACATCATTCGCCGAACCAGCGAGCGTCAAGAAGCCAGCCCCGAAATACTCTGCAACAGGTCGCGCATCCCGAGtaccaccgccctcggctAGGGGGACAACATCGTCAACGAGGGGAGGAACGACAAGAGGGGGTGCGCGTGGCGCAAGTAGTAGTACTCGAGGAACAAGGGGGACAAGTAGTACTGCCCGAGGTCGGGGCCGTGGCGTAAGATGA
- the CSR1_2 gene encoding phosphatidylinositol transfer protein csr1 (EggNog:ENOG503NTVK; COG:I), whose product MQTSLLFSVSRSASSRILLFTSKKGFGVSSAHRCIRFKQGNSSTSSSLTSFKRDLTSSPKTENSPLVQRQFQQRQPLPSSASALLLAALTVGLVYSAYYSYHKTSSKPTSHSEPLQDITPEDLTAMTSELAAGRPGNLTSEQEEKLRQLWKLIFQVCRVGEENQAPAANVPQTTTTISAPPAEEEKKKSRMTSLWSRSSKANKSESDAASTTSSTALTTAADGAPVNIQLSLGSKDGEADKYGQTKHFYETLQSYPPSAIRDTIWSMVKHDHPDALVLRFLRARKWDVEKALIMLVSTMAWRAKEMDVDGDIMKNGELEAVEKNDGISKDFLAQIRKGISYVHGCDKQGRPLCFVNVRLHKAGEQSEESLERYTVYLIETCRMLLRGGVDTAVSFFRKLETRGMGFKGGGGGLHADDEGDQTIVFDMTGFSMANMDYTPVKFMIKCFEANYPECLGTVLVHKAPWIFQGIWKVIRGWLDPVVANKVHFTNNATEMQEYIPLKHIPKDLDGQEDWSYKYVEPVTGENDKMKDTATRDELLRQRAELYKQYEEATMEWIKTADAGVKKRREEIADKMREDYWRVDPYIRARSYYDRTGVLLPGGEVDWYPGEKKNGEVKKEAVTSPDDLD is encoded by the exons ATGCAGACCTCGCTGCTTTTTAGTGTCTCGCGGTCTGCTTCCTCCCGTATATTGTTATTCACGTCAAAAAAGGGTTTCGGTGTTTCTTCCGCGCATCGTTGCATACGATTTAAGCAGGGCAATTCTTCAACGTCATCATCGCTCACCTCATTCAAACGTGACCTCACAAGCTCACCCAAGACTGAGAACTCACCTCTAGTCCAGCGGCAGTTTCAGCAAAGGCAACCTCTCCCGAGCTCAGCTTCAGCACTTTTACTCGCTGCCCTCACCGTCGGCTTAGTATACTCAGCTTACTACTCCTACCACAAAACCTCAtccaaacccacctctcACTCTGAACCTCTTCAAGACATCACCCCCGAAGACCTCACAGCCATGACCTCCGAACTCGCCGCCGGCCGCCCAGGCAACCTCACTTCGGAGCAGGAAGAGAAGCTCCGCCAGCTCTGGAAACTCATCTTCCAAGTGTGCCGCGTGGGGGAAGAAAACCAAGCTCCTGCTGCCAACGTCCCTCAGACAACAACCACTATTTCCGCTCCCCCagcagaggaagaaaagaaaaagtcccGTATGACCTCCCTTTGGTCCCGCTCCAGCAAGGCCAACAAATCGGAATCTGACGCCGCGTCCACGACTTCTTCTACCGCCCtaaccaccgccgccgacggcGCCCCTGTCAACATCCAGCTCTCCCTCGGATCAAAGGATGGGGAGGCAGACAAGTACGGGCAAACAAAGCACTTTTACGAAACGCTCCAATCCTACCCCCCCTCCGCAATTAGGGATACCATCTGGAGCATGGTCAAGCACGACCACCCTGATGCTTTGGTTTTGCGATTTCTCCGCGCTCGTAAGTGGGATGTGGAAAAGGCGTTGATTATGCTTGTGTCGACGATGGCGTGGAGGgcgaaggagatggatgtgGATGGAGATATCATGAAGAatggggagctggaggcggtggagaagaaTGATGGGATTAGCAAGGACTTTTTGGCGCAGATAAGGAAGGGGATCAGTTATGTTCACGGATGTGACAAGCAGGGGAGGCCGTTGTGTTTTGTGAATGTGAGGTTGCACAAGGCGGGGGAGCAGAGCGAGGAGAGTCTGGAGAGGTATACGGTGTATTTGATTGAGACTTGTcggatgttgttgagggggggggttgatacGGCGGTGAGTTTTTTTCGCAAGTTGGAAacaagggggatgggatttaaaggtggtggtggtgggttgcaTGCTGACGATGAAGGGGACCAGACGATTGTTTTTGACATGACGGGATTCTCGATGGCGAATATGGACTATACGCCTGTCAAGTTTATGATTAAGTGCTTTGAGGCTAATTATCCGGAGTGTTTGGGGACTGTGCTGGTTCACAAGGCTCCGTGGATTTTTCAGG GCATCTGGAAAGTCATCCGCGGCTGGCTGGACCCCGTCGTCGCCAACAAGGTGCACTTTACCAATAACGCCACCGAGATGCAAGAGTACATTCCCCTCAAGCACATCCCCAAGGACCTTGACGGGCAGGAGGACTGGTCCTACAAGTATGTCGAGCCGGTGACGGGTGAGAACGACAAGATGAAGGATACTGCCACGAGAGATGAGCTGTTGAGGCAGAGGGCGGAGCTTTACAAGCAATATGAGGAGGCTACGATGGAGTGGATCAAGACTGCGGATgcgggggtgaagaagaggagggaagagATTGCGGACAAGATGAGGGAGGATTACTGGAGGGTTGATCCGTATATTCGGGCGAGGAGTTATTATGACCGCACGGGGGTGCTGTTgccgggtggtgaggtggattGGTAtccgggggagaagaagaatggggaggtcaagaaggaggcggtcaCTTCGCCGGATGATTTGGATTAG